The Saccharomycodes ludwigii strain NBRC 1722 chromosome II, whole genome shotgun sequence genome window below encodes:
- a CDS encoding uncharacterized protein (similar to Saccharomyces cerevisiae YBR150C | TBS1 | ThiaBendazole Sensitive (paralog of YOL089C | HAL9)), producing the protein MSSKLIPIKDQAALVLDDGKIYKIQHKRQRKILSCVLCHQRKIKCSREHPSCANCIKNGLNCCYFVNDRVSNRPGETQRQQPNGNSFDVNEGSIQLNNNDLDSIRQNGHIMVSQKNKTTETDDNDVLFTNCHTKKDMKSKEKLLKAIAEAKKYQEDEKYLIEESKKRKRKYTKRSKKFFNNNRDGDMTPKVNNYTNDDNDKTHSSDVILGPTSASNSPTINNNMSTLPVPNNNNTHGINTSHNSINSKFPPTISQLQPSLFGNSGNTVAMFPSLLSNNNLSFVSNSNNNNNNNNDNNNDNDNLKNEINTTPLTNSTIFNTLPTSNDTDKNILTSSKFSNKIKKYLPSKERSYELLERYIIAVHPLLPLIDLTHYHKQHDNFWSINNSFHPTNFLLLLLAVNFASTKSLYHELHDQTLKFEMDRYKNGLELLLNSKIIKKTRRLLMTRLTAQVLVNSVSENPKITTIAELVRLSQKLMVDCNNMDKIQRILCWQIFQLDTLTSLHNNLLPLIKLDEFEMALPSEVKENGVLDPTICFLNAKYRFVLLLNDLCSKTKQGVFNGVKERIVDLHACCMGSALSLSNYKQQPNNAQLTREMNKFIDWAMYMLNTFADRACLLLHLNIIKVTMPVLTKRKRKLQEFGENFLAIQSILNDSGTLTLQPRQGNAANMYDYEDFTTNLVPASIHYLDEFLKCYNKMFMRDNNNYNDYSLYNWELIVSNMPINAITFALKTLALDLNNNVGCSGNNKNNKTLDYNLTHDLRFILLQKSIPVVDYLLGTAHVVCRNCFELVKLLFELIKVKFGKHDCDYECSVNSINNKIGERKNSDSLENNSDNTSNINNSSSDGSKRDIIPQPTLHHCNLNGMTNNSGINNGSRLSVNIKDIALKFETECGEAATTSNNYITNNTSNNNNNNNNNSAEMSIGKIMNSNDLFPLLDANLITKMHTIDTSNNADCGGNGLCTTVNNNHNEGTISCAQIAPGMLKTMLRNNDSDINNNKSAGDNSSNYNYYYGNENNSNTGEIIQEQVEETQYNKLAKLQRIKIKVQAHIMQLNEDDEDYDDDDDDDDDDSDDDDSDDYGSQNDGDESHHVKSSCNDGSNMVEYDEDYYREFENALLEILCGLLKMT; encoded by the coding sequence atgtcTTCCAaattaataccaataaaagACCAAGCTGCATTGGTTTTAGATGACGGTAAAATTTACAAGATTCAACATAAAAGACAAAGAAAGATTTTGAGTTGTGTTTTATGTCATCAACggaaaattaaatgttCCAGGGAACACCCATCATGTGCAAATTGTATTAAAAACGGTTTGAATTGTTGTTACTTTGTTAATGATAGAGTATCAAATAGACCGGGAGAAACGCAACGTCAGCAACCTAATGGCAATAGTTTCGATGTGAACGAAGGCTCTATACAattaaacaataatgatttaGATTCGATACGACAGAATGGTCATATTATGGTTagtcaaaaaaataaaactacgGAAactgatgataatgatgtaTTATTTACGAATTGTCACACTAAGAAAGATATGAAATCCAAGgaaaagttattaaaaGCTATAGCAGAGGCTAAAAAGTACcaagaagatgaaaaatACTTAATTGAAGAgagtaaaaaaagaaagaggaaATACACTAAAAGGAGTAAAAAGTtctttaataacaatagagATGGTGATATGACTCCCAAAGTAAATAACTATAccaatgatgataatgataagaCTCATTCTAGTGATGTAATTTTGGGACCTACAAGTGCTTCTAATAGTCCGactataaataataatatgagCACACTTCCTGTacctaataataataacacacATGGCATAAATACTTCACACAATAGCATAAATTCGAAATTCCCACCAACAATTTCACAATTACAGCCATCGCTTTTTGGTAATTCTGGGAATACTGTAGCAATGTTTCCATCTCTTTTATCAAACAACAATCTGTCATTTGTTagcaatagtaataataataataataataataatgataataataatgataatgataacttaaaaaatgaaattaataCAACACCGTTAACCAATAGCACCATCTTCAATACTCTACCCACATCAAATGACACTGATAAGAATATATTGACAAGCTCtaaattttctaataagattaaaaaatatttgccCTCCAAAGAAAGATCTTATGAACTACTAGAAAGATATATCATTGCAGTACATCCTTTGTTGCCTTTAATTGATTTAACACATTACCATAAACAACATGATAATTTTTGgtctattaataatagtttcCATCCAACCAATTTCCTTTTGCTATTATTAGCCGTGAATTTTGCATCAACTAAATCATTATATCATGAATTACACGATCAAACattaaaatttgaaatGGACAGGTACAAGAATGGATTGGAATTATTGTTGAAcagtaaaataattaaaaagacCAGGAGGTTATTAATGACCAGACTAACAGCACAAGTTTTGGTAAACTCAGTCTCAGAAAATCCTAAAATTACTACGATAGCCGAGTTAGTAAGATTATCACAAAAACTAATGGTAGATTGCAATAATATGGACAAGATTCAGCGGATCTTATGTTGGCAAATATTCCAACTGGATACTTTAACTTCTTTGCATAACAACTTATTACCCTTGATAAAGTTGGATGAATTTGAAATGGCATTGCCCTCAGAAGTTAAAGAAAACGGTGTTTTGGATCCAACTATATGTTTTTTGAACGCAAAATATAGATTTGTTTTGCTGCTAAATGATTTGTGCTCTAAAACTAAACAAGGTGTATTCAATGGGGTTAAGGAGCGAATAGTGGATTTGCACGCCTGTTGTATGGGCAGTGCACTAAGTTTAAGTAATTATAAACAACAACCAAACAATGCACAATTAACACGagaaatgaataaattCATAGACTGGGCAATGTACATGCTGAACACATTTGCCGATAGAGCCTGTTTGCTATTGCATTTGAATATCATTAAAGTCACTATGCCTGTTCTAACCaagaggaaaagaaaattacaGGAATTTggtgaaaattttttagcGATACAAAgtattttaaatgatagCGGTACTTTGACATTGCAACCTCGTCAAGGTAATGCTGCTAATATGTATGACTACGAGGATTTTACTACTAATTTGGTTCCCGCATCGATACATTATCTAGATGAGTTTCTAAAATGTTAcaataaaatgtttatgcgtgataataataactacAATGATTATTCCCTATATAACTGGGAATTGATAGTCAGCAATATGCCAATAAACGCTATAACATTTGCGTTAAAAACCTTGGCATTAGATctgaataataatgttggATGTAGTGggaacaacaaaaataacaaaacgCTTGACTACAATTTAACACATGATTTGagatttattttactaCAAAAATCTATACCCGTGGTAGATTATTTATTGGGGACGGCACATGTTGTTTGTAGAAATTGTTTTGAACTAgttaaattattgtttgaACTAATTAAAGTGAAATTTGGAAAACATGACTGTGACTATGAATGCAGCGTCAATAGtattaacaacaaaataggggaaagaaaaaattcgGATAGTTTAGAGAATAATAGTGATAATACTagtaatatcaataatagtagtagtgaTGGTAGTAAACGAGATATAATACCGCAGCCTACGTTACACCATTGCAATTTAAATGGGATGACTAATAATAGtggtattaataatggCAGTCGATTATCTGTAAATATTAAGGATATCGCCTTGAAATTTGAAACAGAATGTGGAGAAGCTGCTACCACTTCTAATAATTAcattactaataataccagcaacaacaacaacaataataacaataatagtgcCGAGATGAGTATTGGTAAAATCATGAATAGTAATGATTTATTCCCGTTGTTAGACGCTAATCTGATTACAAAAATGCACACTATTGACACTAGTAATAATGCTGATTGTGGTGGGAATGGTTTATGTACTActgtaaataataatcataatgaAGGTACTATATCATGTGCACAAATTGCACCAGGTATGTTAAAAACTATGCTAAGAAACAATGATAGTgacattaataataataaaagtgcAGGTGATAACAGTAgcaattataattattattatgggAATGAGAATAACTCAAATACT